AATATGGTGGTGATCGAAGGAGACTCGGTCGAACAGGTCGTGTTGCGCGGTCCCGGAGCGGGTGAAGGCCCGACGGCCAGTGCCGTTATGGGGGATGTGTGCGATCTGGCACGCGGTCTTCAGATCTCGACCTTTGGCCGCCCTGCCACATCTCTTGAGGCCGCCAAACCGGCGGTGACAGGTCTGCCTGCGCCATATTATTTGCGGCTGGGCCTAATGGACAAACCGGGTGCTCTGGCCAAGGTGGCCGCCATTTTGGGCGACGCTGGCGTTTCGATCGATCGGATGCGCCAGTATGCCCATGCCGAAAGCACCGCACCCGTGCTGATCGTCACCCACAAAACCACTCGCGCCGCTCTGGACGTCGCGCTGGATGGTTTCCGCAACACGGATGTAGTGGCCGGTGAGCCTGTTGCGTTGCGGATTGAAGAGGTTTGATCTTGCGGCCTGCATGAAACGCACGTTATGCCGGAAGAAACGGCTTTACTGACCAAGGGATACTGAACAATGAGTGCTGCCAAAACCGATTTCAACGACCGCCTGCTGTCTCTGGGGCTGGCAAGGGTGGCGGAGCAGGCTGCACTGGCCTCGGCCTCGCTGGTGGGGCGCGGCGATGAGAAAGCCGCCGATCAGGCAGCTGTAAACGCCATGCGCGAGCAGTTGAACCTGCTGGACATTGCCGGTGTCGTGGTGATCGGTGAAGGTGAACGCGACGAGGCGCCGATGCTGTATATCGGTGAAGAAGTCGGCACCGGAAACGGCCCCGGTGTAGACATCGCGCTGGACCCGCTGGAAGGCACTACGCTGACCGCAAAGGACATGCCTAACGCGCTGACCGTGATCGCCATGGGGCCGCGTGGGTCTATGCTGCACGCGCCGGATGTGTACATGGACAAGCTGGCCGTTGGTCCGGGCCTGCCTGAAGGCGTGGTTAATCTGGACATGTCCCCGCGTGAACGGGTCGAAGCTTTGGCAAAGGCCAAAGGTTGTAAACCGGCCGACATCACCGTCTGCATTCTGGAGCGTCCGCGCCATGAAGCCATGATCGCCGAAGTACGCGAAACCGGTGCCTCGATCCGCCTCATCACCGATGGTGACGTGGCTGGCGTCATGCATTGTGCCGAAAGCGAAGTGACCGGCATTGACATGTACATGGGCCAGGGTGGTGCGCCCGAAGGCGTTCTGGCTGCCGCCGCGCTGAAATGCATGGGCGGTCAGATCTTTGGTCGCCTGTTGTTCCGCAACGACGACGAGCGTGGCCGCGCCGCCAAGGCTGGTATCACTGATCTGGATCGCGTTTATGCACGTGATGAGATGGTGACCGCAGATGTGATTTTTGCAGCAACCGGTGTCACAGGCGGTTCGCTGCTGCCACGCATCAAGCGAGAGCCGGGCTGGGTTGAAACCACAACGTTGCTTATGCGGTCAAAAACCGGGTCCGTGCGCCGCATGTCTTACCGCACGCCCACCTGGCCGCACGACAAGGCGTAACGGCTTGCGCCGTTGCCTTCGGCGAGAGTATTTTTGAAAAGATGAAAAGGCCGGGTCCGCAAGGGTCCGGCCTTGGCGCATAAGAGGCGAGAGATGAGTTTTCTTGGGGTAGAGCAATCATTGACAGGGCGGCGTTGGGTTGGTCCCAGCGCCGAGGTAGAGCGCGCTGCCGAGATGATGGCGCAACAGACCGATCTGCCACGCGCGGTGTGCCAGGTTCTGGCCCGACGCGGCGTGCCCGCGATGGAGGCACGCGGCTTTCTGGATCCCAAGCTCAAGGAATTGTTGCCCGACCCGCGCGCGATGAAAGACATGGAGATTGCAGCGGCACGCTTTCTGGACGCCGTTCGGCATCGCCAGAAGATCGCAGTGTTTGCAGATTATGATGTCGACGGCGGCAGTTCCGCCGCGTTGCTGCTGGTCTGGTTGCGCCAGATGGGATTGCAGGCAACGCTATATGTGCCCGACCGGATCGATGAAGGATACGGCCCCAACGTGCATGCCATGCGGGAACTGGCAGCGGCGCATGACTTGATCATATGCGTCGATTGCGGGACGCTTAGCCATGATCCGATCGCAGCGGCCAAGGGTGCAGACGTGATCGTTCTGGATCATCACCTTGGAGGTGAGACGCTGCCAGATTGCGTCGCTGTCGTGAACCCCAACCGTCAGGACGAAAGCGGCGATCTTGGCTATCTGTGTGCTGCGGGCGTTGTGTTTCTGATGCTGGTCGAAGCCGGGCGCCAATTGCGTCAAACAGGCGTAAAGGGGCCGGATCTGATGTCGATGCTGGATCTGGTGGCGCTGGCCACTGTGGCTGACGTTGCACCTTTGATCGACGCCAATCGCGCTCTGGTTCGGCAGGGGTTGAAAGTGATGGCGCAGCGACAGCGCCCCGGCCTTGTGGCCCTGTCCGATGTTTCGCGCATGGACACCGCGCCGAACAGTTATCATCTTGGATTTCTGCTGGGTCCCCGTGTGAACGCAGGCGGGCGGATCGGTCAGGCCGATCTGGGCGCGCGGTTGCTAAGCACGGAGTCCCTGCACGAAGCGCAAGCTTTGTCCGAACGTCTGGACGCCTTGAATACCGAACGTAGGGACATTGAAAACGCGGTGCGCGCCGCTGCTGTGGAACAGGCCGAACACCGCGGCCTAGACGCGCCATTGGTGTGGGCGGCTGGCGAAGGCTGGCACCCCGGTGTGGTCGGGATCGTAGCCTCGCGCCTGAAAGAAACTGCCAACCGCCCTGCTATCGTGATTGGCTTTGATGGAGATGAAGGCAAAGGCTCGGGCCGGTCGGTTTCGGGCGCTGATCTGGGGGCCTCAATCCAGCGCCTTGCCGCCGAAGGACTGCTGGTCAAAGGGGGCGGTCACAAGATGGCCGCTGGTCTTACCGTGATGCGCGACAAGCTTGAACCCGCAATGGAGCGCTTGAGCGAGTTGCTGGCCAAGCAGGGTGCCGGTCAGGGCGGCCCAGCCGATCTGAAGCTGGACGGCGCGCTTATGCCCGGTGCGGCAACCGTTGATCTGATAGAACAGGTTGAACAGGCGGGGCCATTTGGGGCCAGCGCCCCTGCCCCACGCTATGCTTTGCCAGACCTGCAGGTGCGCTTTGCCAAACGAGTGGGGGAAACCCATCTGAAGCTTTCACTGGCCGATGGAATGGGTGGTGGCCTGGACGCAATTGCCTTTGGTGCCTTTGACGGCCCGATGGGCGAGAAATTGTCAAATCACGGCGGTGCACGCTTTCATTTTGCGGGTCGGCTTGAGGTGAACACATGGGGTGGGCGACAATCCGTACAACTTCGGCTGGAGGATGCGGCAGAGGCCAATTGACGCTCTGCGTCAGAGGCCCAAAAAACTTTCACATCCCTGCATTTTTCCGCTTGCGGGGGTCACGGTGAAACCGTAAAAGGCCCTCCACAAGCCAGCGTGGCCCGTTCGTCTATCGGTTAGGACGCCAGGTTTTCAACCTGGAAAGAGGGGTTCGATTCCCCTACGGGCTGCCACTTGTGCTTGTGCCACTACCAAATGGCCCGTTCGTCTATCGGTTAGGACGCCAGGTTTTCAACCTGGAAAGAGGGGTTCGATTCCCCTACGGGCTGCCATTTCCTTCGCTAACTTCCGAACTTTTCGCGACACAGGTCTTCGATCTGAGTCCAGATCGATTTGTATTCCGGTGTGTTTTCCGCTGCATAATGGAAGTTCTTCATCAGCCCGGTCAGCTGCGTGAACACCTGCCGTACTTCGGCTTTGTCCGAGAAGGCCGCCGTAGACTGTGTGACATCATAGACAAGCTTGAACGTCATTTTCTGCCGCTCCAGCGGTACGGTCGCATCAACCTTGTCGAAGGCGTCCTGCTGCAGATAGACCATGTCAACAAACAGCGCTTTTTGCTGGGTGACAAAGTCTTCGATCGTGACACCCTCTTCCCCCGTGACCTGCATCATCTGGTCAACTTGTTCGCCCTTTTCGATCAGGGCGATCAGGTCGCGCACTTTATCCGACCAGCCCGGTTCGGCGTTCCTGTCGTACCAATCCGACAACTGGTCGGTGTACCGAGACCAACTGAGCATCGGGTCAACCGCCGGATAAAAGCGTTTGTAGGCACGCTCGGACGACAGGCCGAGGAAGCACTTGACCGTCGACAGGGTGGATTGGGTCACCGGCTCGTCAAAGTTGCCGCCCGCAGGTGAAACCGTTCCGATCAGCGTCAGGCTGCCCAGATCACCGTCATTGGTTTTCAGGGCCCCTGCGCGTTCGTACAACCCTTTGATAGAGCTTTCCAGGTAGGCAGGGAACCCTTCCTCGCCGGGAATTTCCTCAAGCTTGCCTGATGTTTCCCGCATGGCTTGCGCCCAGCGGCTGGTGCTGTCGGCGATCAGCAATACGTCATAGCCCATCTGGCGATAGTATTCGCCCAAGGTAATGCCGGTGAAGATAGATGCCTCGCGCGCTGCAACCGGCATGGATGAGGTGTTACAGATGATGATCGTTCTGTCCATCAGGCTGCCGCCCGTGGTTGGATCGGTCATCTTCGGGAACTCTTCGATGGTTTCCACCACCTCCCCTGCCCGTTCACCGCAGGCCACAACGATCACGATATCGACCTTTGCGTTCCGCGCGATCAGGTTTTGTAGCACGGTCTTGCCTGCCCCGAACGGTCCGGGAATACAGGCGGTTCCGCCGCGGGCAATCGGGAAGAAGGTGTCGATCAGACGTTGCGAAGTCAGAACAGGCTCGGTCGGATACAGGCGCTCGGACAAGATGCGTTTCAGGATGTTTTCCGGCAATGGCCGTCGAACCGGCCATTTCTGCGACAGGGTCAGAGTATGCTCGCCCCCGTTTTCGTCTTCCAGACGGGCCACAATGTCATGGATCGTGGCCGCGCCTTTTTGTACCCAGACCACCTTGTACGTGCCGGACCAATTGAACGGCAGCATGATCTTGTGGCTGAAGTGGCCTTCGGGCACTGTCCCGATACTATCCCCGGCGGTTACTGTGTCGCCAACTTTGACCGAAGGCGTGAAGGACCATTTCGCCAGTTCATCCAAGGGTGCCACATCTGCACCGCGCGGCAGGAAGGTGCCAAATTCGGCGGCCACTTTGGGCAGAGGCGATTGCAACCCGTCAAACACCTGCCCCAATAGTCCCGGCCCCAGCTCAACCGACAGCAACTGACCCGATTGCTCAACCGGATCGCCAACGGCCACACCGTCGGTACTTTCATAGACCTGTACGTCTGCGGTATCTCCACGCACACGCAACACCTCGGCTTTCAGACGTTCCTGACGCCCACCGGGACCGGGGCGCGATGGCAGGATGAATACCACTTCGTTTTTGACCAATTGGCCGGGCTGACCGGTCGCATCCGGGTTGGCTTGTATTTGCACAAGCCCTTCCTGAACCGAGACGACCCGCGCGGTCGAGGTTTGCTTAGCTGAGGTTGGGGCTGTCATACGCTTGCTCCCTCAAAATCGATATCGGCGACATCGGCCATGGCCTGCTGCGCCAGTTTCTCAAATCGCTTGGCCGCTTCGGTGGCGCTGCTTTGTGCCCAGCGGTCAAAAATGTTCCAGATTAGGACGTAGATTGCGACCGCCTCGAAATCGAACATATGGCGGGCCGCGTGTCGCTTGAGTTGCTTTTGGCTGATCGACAAAAGCAGACGTTCCAGTCCAAGCGGATCTTCGTCTTCGAGCAATTGGTGCGCCTCTTTCAACCACGGCATGGGCGTATCCAGCCCAAATGTAGGATCGGTCCAGTGGGCTGGAATGTGGCGGCTCCATCGTCCGACGCCGAATGGGCCTGAAGGCGCGGGCTCTCCTCGTTTTCTCAGGCGCAGTGCCGCAATGACCGAGCGGAGTTCCATGCGTTCCATGAAGAGTTTGCGCAAGGTGGGCTGTGGGATGTCCTTCAACGCCTGTTTACAGCGCTGGATCGCCTGAACGTCTGTGACATCCATGTCATACGCGCTCCAGCTTAGTGTGTGTTCCAGCACATTCAGGACCTTGGCATCATCCGCTGTCAAAGCCGTCAACCGACGCTCGAGCCTGATACGCGAAAGCGGAGGCTGTTTGGCAACAAACAAGCGCTCCGACCCCGGAAGACTGCACATCAACGCGATATAGGCGTCCTGTTTTGACATCTCAGCGGATGACCCCTTCCAACACGGCACGAAACCGGGGTTGCAGATGTTCCATCAACAACGAAGCCACCGCCTTGTCGGTCAGGTCCAGAACCACGCCCTGATCTTCCGCCCGCACGCGGATACCTTCCTGATTGTCATCGGTTGTGTGTAGTTCAACATTCTCGCGCAGCATCTTCGCCGTCAGTCCAAGAACATACTTCGTCAACTTACCAGACTGAATGTCATCCGCGTTTTGCTTGATGTCCTCCTGTGTGGCGACCTTGACAGGCAAAATGACCTGAACCTTGCCGTGAAGATTGACCCCCTCACTGGCCCGACCGACAACCTCAAGGATCATTTGCCTAAGAAGCTCAGGATCGGACATCTCTTTGGTCACAAGGCGTTCAACGTCTTCTTTGAAGCGATCTGTCAGACCGGCCTTCATGGTCAGTACAGCGTCCCGCATCGCGGTGTTCAACGCCTCCTCACCCGCTGCACGGTAGTTGTCGGATTCTGTGCGGGCTTTCTTTTTGAACTCATCGGCTTCGCGTTTGGCATCTGCCAGAATGTGCGCGGCCTCGGCCTTGGCGTCTTCGCGCAGCTTTTCGGCTTCGGCCTGACCTGCGGCAACCCCATCGTTGCGCAGCTTGTCGATCAGGGCATCAACGCCATGTGAAATTGCTCCGGTCTGTGCCATCAGCTGATCCCCGCACTAATGACCAAGGCGAATACAAAGGCAAAAACACCAAAGCCTTCGATGATCGCAGCCGGTGCGAGCGCGAGGCCAAAAATTTCGGGCTTTTCCTTGGTGGCGTTGATTGCCGCTGCACAGGCCCGACCTTGCCAGATACCGCAATACATCAGTGCAATGCCGGACAGGATGCCAATGCCGAACAGCCCCCCTGCGTTTTCCGGCGTCACAGCGCGGTTCAGGGTGAACATGATGACAATCCCATAGATCACCATCGTGGACGGAAAGGCCGAAACGCCGACGAAACGACCATAGCCGCCTTCGGTTTCTGTCATGGCTCCGATACTGGCCATCCCCGCAATCGAACAGCCAATGGCGCTTGCCGCAGCCCCCAACGCCATAGGCGCGTAGATGCCCAGCCAACCCAGTGTAAGAACAAGCTCATTCATTCCTGAACCTCCTTGCGGGCAAACGGACGAAAGACGATGCCTTCATCCGGCAGACCCCATTTAAAGAATTCGATGTAATTGAGACGTAAGCCGTGGACGACGCCGCTCATCATAGCGAGGGCGAAATTCAAAACGTGACCAATGATCAGGATCAGCAACCCAAACAGAATGCCTGGCCCCTTCAGCGCCTGCATGACGGAAACGGCCAGATCGTTGAACGTGATGGCCAGCGATGCCGAAGCAAGTCCCAGCGCGAACAGGCGCATATAGCTGAGCACGTCGCCAAAAGCGCCCATTGCTCCGGCAAGGCTTTGCACGCCCTCAATCAGACGCCAGATCCAGTCTGTCGGCTTTTGGATGATCCGCTCGCTGGAAAACAAGACAATGGCCACAACGCCAAGGATCAGGATCGCCGACCCCGGCACAGGTGATTTGCCGCTCATATAACTGAGCCACAATACAAACCCGCCGATCAAGGCAGCAATCCAACCCAGATTGGCAATCGCCTTGCGTTGCCCCCATGCCGCGCGGGCCGCAAGTGCGTTGGCAAGAACCAGATGCAAGACGCCAACCACAATCGACACCATCATCATGGCCCCGAAATTGTTCAAATCCAGTACCTTGAGCTTGGCAATGACCGACCCCTCGGGCGGAGCCACGCCAAAATAGCTGCCAACCAAAATACCATACAGGATCGTCGCCCCCGAAATGATCAGCCCGTAAAGCCGCCAAGACCGTTGACCCGCAGTCCCGCCCATTCGCTTCCAGAACAGCAAAAGGCCCAGCAGGATTACGGCGCCGTATCCCGCATCTGCCACGATCATTGCGAAGAAGAACGCGAACGAGGCTGCGACGATCACGCTGGGGTCCCAATCCTTATAGCCAGGCACTTGATAAAACAGCGCCAAGTCCACAGCAGAACTACGTTTTTCAGGCTGTTCCAACAATGTGGGCGGGTTATCTTCCGGCCCCGGTTCTTCGATCAGAACTGCCGCATCTTTTGCTTTCGCCAATTCCAATACAGCATCCACCCGATCTTCGGGGACCCACCCCTGCACAGCAAACATCGCCTCATCGTCGCGCACCTTTTGCGTAGCATGGGCCAGTTCGGCGGCGCTTTCAGCTACGGACAGGTTTTGGCGCATCAAGGTCAGATAGCGGGTTTGCGCCACGCGCTCAGCCTCGAGCGCCTCAAGCGCGATTTCGGCTTCCTCCAGTTGCGCCTCAAGCTCGTGAATGGGCAACGAGCCCACATGTGTGCGCGGGATCGGAAGAATGTCATCGTCGGGTTCGTCGGGTGAGATTAGAACCGCGTAAAGAAACCGGTGATCTTCTTCCAAAATCGCCCAGGGCAATTTGACCTCTGACAGAGCTTCACGGTGTTTGAGTGGCAACTGATAGAACCACAGCCGATTGCCTGCCAACACATCCGTTGGCGGGAAGTCCAGATCACCCCACGGACGCACTTGGGCGATACGATGCGCCAGAAAGTCCCGCCGGTCCATCGTACCCCGTGTACGCTGCATGAGGTCAGTCACCTCATGCACAAAGCGGTCCATGTCAAAATCGGGGTCTCGCTGAATCTGGCGCCGTGGCTCGGGAACTTCTGCAAGGAAACGCAACGCCTTATACGCTTCTCTTGCACCACGCTCGCTGATCTTTTCTGGTTCATTTGGTGGCGGAACAAGTGGCAGAACATGCATACAGCCAAGGTCTTGTAGCGCCTCAAGCGTATCTGCCTTGTGCTCTGCAGGCCCGACCAGAGACATCTTCTTCAATCGCGCGACACTCATGTCAAAACCTCTCGCGCGTGTTTGCGTTTGGAGATTTTTGACCGCACGACCGCCTGCATCTGTTCGTCACTCAGATAGATGCGAATCTTCTTGATATTGGCCTTGGCGCGGGGGATCAGAACCTTTTCGAACAGGTTGACCCGCTGCGTAATCGTGGCCACGGCCTTGTCGAAAATACGCACGCGTTCTTCGGCGATTTTAACCCGCAGGCGCGCTTCGATCATGTCGTGCAACAACTGTGCGGCGGCATCAACCCAATGAGGTTTGGCCAGTACCGAATAAGGACGCACAACAACTTCGATCCGGTCAAGGTCAGGCATCTTGACGCCAACCACGTTGACCTCTTTGACCTTGTAATCCTTAAGCTCAACCAACCCGTCCAGATCGATACCCTGCTGGGCCAACATAGGAAGCTTTTCGCCCACCTGCTGCGCTAGGGCCTTAACCTCATGCTCAAGGCGTTTGACGTCCTCGCGCGCTTTCACCCGTTCGGCCATCAACTGCTGGCGCTTCAGGTCCAGCGACGGCAGGAACCGCTCATAGCTTTTCAGCTGCGTCTGCTGGCGGGCCAGCGACGATTTATTCAGCTGCAACCGCGCCATTGGCATCCTTCGGGAAATACTTGTCGATCAAGGCCTGCTTCATCAGCAACTGTTCCGGCGCAAAGCACTCGGCCAGCGTTTTCCAGCCAAGATCCAACGCGTCTTCAAGTGGGATCGAGACGTTAATGTCCATGAACCGCGACCGGAACAGGGCGCCAAACTTCAGCAACTGATGGTCGTAGTCAGACAAATCAAACGCCATCGCCTGTTTTTGCGCGGCATCGCGACTTTCGGAATAGAATCGGATCATCGTATTCATGATCTGCCCGTGATCTTCGCGCGTGGTCTTGCCGATTACATTCTGCTTTAGGCGCGACAGGCTGCCGAACGGATCAATCACCCCAGAGTGGAGATAGAACTGGCCTTCGGTAATGTAGCCGGTGTTGTCCGGCACTGGATGGGTCACGTCGTTGCCGGGCATGGTGGTCACGGTTAGCACCGTGACAGATCCACCCTTGGCATAATCGCAGGCTTTCTCGTACCTGCGTGCCAGCTGCGAATAGAGATCACCCATATAACCACGCTGCGAGGGCACGCGTTCCTGACTTATCCCCACTTCTTTCATTGCATCGGCATAAGCTGTCATGTCGGTCAGCAGAACAAGCACGCGCTTGCCCTCCTCTACCGCGAATTTCTCGGCCACCGCCAAGGCCATGTCAGGGACCAACAACCGCTCGACCAGAGGATCCATCGCCTGATTGACGAACATCACAGTGCGCGAGAACACGCCCGCATCCTCGAACGACGTGCGGAAGGTGTGGTAATCATCAAAGATCAAACCCAGACCTCCGAAGACGACAATATCCGCATCCGCCTGGATACCGATTCGGCTGAGGAAGGCGTTGAAGGGTTCGCCCGAGACCGAAAAGATCGGGATTTTCTGGCTTTCGACCAGCGTGTTGAACACATCGATCATCGGTACATCAGTGCGGATCATCTTGTTTGGCACAGCCCGTTCCGCCGGGTTCACGGTAGGTCCGCCAATGTCGGTTCGGGGTTCAGAAGACAAGTCTGGTCCACCGTCAATCGGCACACCTGCGCCATCAAAAACCCGCCCCAGAATGTTGGCCGAATACGGCGTTTGCATCGGATGGCCCAGAAAGGTCGCCGTCGCCTCGGTCGAGATTCCTTTGGTCCCGGAAAACACCTGAAGCGTCACAACATCCCGGTCGATGAAGATCGCCTGTGCCAATGTTTTACGGCCGTCTACGGTCTCGATCACTGCAAGGTCGTTGAACCGAACCGCAGGGTTTCCATCGCCCTCAACCGGCACCCGTACCTTGATCGTGTCCCCCACAATTTCCAGAACTCGCGTGTACTTCAACAGGCTTCGGGACATTACACATCCTCGCTGGTTCAAGTTGTTTTTTGCAAACCGCGCCGCGTCGTTCACCGGCATTTTTTATAATAACAACCCTAGCTTACAACGAATTCACAATTTGGCAAATGAGTTCGATTTCACCCGCCCTCGGATGCCCGAGCGTCAATTACTAAAAATTTAGTTTGACACATGCGCGACAAATCGCTGATGCTGTCTGGCATCCGGTTACCGCCGGAAACCATAATCTTTGGGAGGAGACAGATGCGGAGACATCTACTTTCCGCAGTGGCGGCGGCTGCCGTCATTGCGGGGCACGGTTCTGCTTGGGCCGACGAAGCCGCAGCACAACGTTGGATCGACGACGAATTCCAGCCATCAACCCTGTCGAAAGACGAACAGATGGCCGAGATGCAGTGGTTCATCGAAGCTGCACAACCTTATGCTGGCATGGAAATCAACGTCCTGTCCGAGGGCATCCCGACCCATTCCTATGAGTCCGAGGTTCTGACCAAGGCGTTCGAGGAAATCACCGGCATCAAGGTAAACCACCAAATCCTCGGTGAAGGTGAAGTGGTTCAGGCTGTTCAGACCCAGATGCAAACGGGCCGGAACCTGTATGACGGCTATGTCAACGACAGTGACCTGATCGGTACCCACTCACGCCTGCAACTCGCCTATCCGCTGACCGACATGATGGGTGGTGACTGGGCGGCGACAACATCGCCGACTTTGGATCTGGATGACTTCATGGGCATTCAGTTCACGACCGGCCCTGACGGCAAGCTGTATCAGCTGCCCGACCAGCAGTTTGCGAACCTGTACTGGTTCCGTAAGGACTGGTTCGATGATGAGGCCAACAAGGCTGCGTTCAAGGAAAAGTATGGCTATGACCTGGGTGTTCCGGTCAACTGGTCGGCCTATGAGGACATTGCTGAATTCTTCACCAATGACGTGAAAGAAGTCGACGGCGTGACGATCTATGGCCACATGGACTATGGCAAACGTGCGCCTGACCTTGGCTGGCGTATGACCGACGCCTGGCTGTCGATGGCCGGTGCCGGCGACGTAGGCGAACCGAACGGTGTTCCCGTCGACGAATGGGGCATCCGCATGGAAGCGGGAACCTGTAACCCTGTTGGTGCGTCCGTGTCACGCGGTGGAGCGGCGAACGGTCCGGCTGCGGTCTACGCGATCCGCAAATGGGATGAGTGGCTGCGGGCCTATGCGCCTCCGGGTGCGGCGTCTTATGACTTCTATCAGTCGCTACCGGCACTCAGCCAAGGCAACGTGGCTCAGCAGATATTCTGGTACACCGCCTTTACGGCCGACATGGTGAAGCCGAAGTCCGAAGGCAACAACACCGTGGATGACGAAGGCACGCCGCTGTGGCGGATGGCACCCAGCCCGCACGGCCCCTATTGGGAAGAAGGCCAGAAGGTTGGTTACCAAGACGTGGGTTCGTGGACCTTCCTGAAATCGACCCCTGAGGATCGAGCTCAGGCCGCGTGGCTCTATGCTCAGTTCGTGACGTCCAAGACTGTTGACGTGAAGAAGTCCCATGTGGGTCTGACCTTCATCCGCGACAGCTCGGTCAATCACGAGTCGTTCACCGAGCGCGCACCCAAGCTGGGTGGTCTGGTCGAGTTCTACCGCTCGCCTGACCGTGTGGCGTGGTCGCCGACCGGCATCAACGTTCCGGACTATCCGAAGCTGGCCCAGATCTGGTGGCAGCAGATCGGTGACGTGAACTCGGGTGCGTTCACCCCGCAAGAGGCGATGGACCGTCTGGCCGAGGAAATGGACATCACCATGGCCCGTATGCAGGCCGCGGATGAAAGCGCCGGTGTCTATGGCGGCTGTGGTCCGCGCCTGAACGAGCCGCAGGATCCGTCCTTCTGGTTGGAAAAAGCAGGTTCACCCAAGGCCAAGCTTGAGAACGAAAAGCCGCAGGGCCAGACCGTCAACTATGACGAACTGGTTCAGCGCTGGCAGTCTCAGTAAGCCAAAAGCAACCGGGGGTGCCGCGTCAGGCATCCCCACCCCAATGCCAGTGCAATGCACTGAAGGACCGGAACTCACGGACATGATCGAACTTCAAGACGCCACCAAACGGGTTGGCAATGTCATTCATATCAAACCCACGAACCTGACGCTGCAGACCGGCCATTTCAACGTGCTGCTCGGTGCGACGGGATCGGGTAAGACCTCTCTGATCAAGATGATGGCCGGGCTGGACCCGATCGCCTCGGGCAAGGTCTTTATGGATGGGCAAGACGTGACACGACTGAACACGCAAAAGCGGCAGATCAGCCTGGTGCACCAATTCTTCGTGAACTACCCGCATATGACTGTTTTCGACAACATCGCCTCGCCCCTTCGCGTGGCTGGCATGGCGAAATCCGAGATCGAAGGCCGTGTG
The genomic region above belongs to Ruegeria sp. HKCCD4315 and contains:
- the glpX gene encoding class II fructose-bisphosphatase, with translation MSAAKTDFNDRLLSLGLARVAEQAALASASLVGRGDEKAADQAAVNAMREQLNLLDIAGVVVIGEGERDEAPMLYIGEEVGTGNGPGVDIALDPLEGTTLTAKDMPNALTVIAMGPRGSMLHAPDVYMDKLAVGPGLPEGVVNLDMSPRERVEALAKAKGCKPADITVCILERPRHEAMIAEVRETGASIRLITDGDVAGVMHCAESEVTGIDMYMGQGGAPEGVLAAAALKCMGGQIFGRLLFRNDDERGRAAKAGITDLDRVYARDEMVTADVIFAATGVTGGSLLPRIKREPGWVETTTLLMRSKTGSVRRMSYRTPTWPHDKA
- the recJ gene encoding single-stranded-DNA-specific exonuclease RecJ; protein product: MSFLGVEQSLTGRRWVGPSAEVERAAEMMAQQTDLPRAVCQVLARRGVPAMEARGFLDPKLKELLPDPRAMKDMEIAAARFLDAVRHRQKIAVFADYDVDGGSSAALLLVWLRQMGLQATLYVPDRIDEGYGPNVHAMRELAAAHDLIICVDCGTLSHDPIAAAKGADVIVLDHHLGGETLPDCVAVVNPNRQDESGDLGYLCAAGVVFLMLVEAGRQLRQTGVKGPDLMSMLDLVALATVADVAPLIDANRALVRQGLKVMAQRQRPGLVALSDVSRMDTAPNSYHLGFLLGPRVNAGGRIGQADLGARLLSTESLHEAQALSERLDALNTERRDIENAVRAAAVEQAEHRGLDAPLVWAAGEGWHPGVVGIVASRLKETANRPAIVIGFDGDEGKGSGRSVSGADLGASIQRLAAEGLLVKGGGHKMAAGLTVMRDKLEPAMERLSELLAKQGAGQGGPADLKLDGALMPGAATVDLIEQVEQAGPFGASAPAPRYALPDLQVRFAKRVGETHLKLSLADGMGGGLDAIAFGAFDGPMGEKLSNHGGARFHFAGRLEVNTWGGRQSVQLRLEDAAEAN
- a CDS encoding V-type ATP synthase subunit A, whose product is MTAPTSAKQTSTARVVSVQEGLVQIQANPDATGQPGQLVKNEVVFILPSRPGPGGRQERLKAEVLRVRGDTADVQVYESTDGVAVGDPVEQSGQLLSVELGPGLLGQVFDGLQSPLPKVAAEFGTFLPRGADVAPLDELAKWSFTPSVKVGDTVTAGDSIGTVPEGHFSHKIMLPFNWSGTYKVVWVQKGAATIHDIVARLEDENGGEHTLTLSQKWPVRRPLPENILKRILSERLYPTEPVLTSQRLIDTFFPIARGGTACIPGPFGAGKTVLQNLIARNAKVDIVIVVACGERAGEVVETIEEFPKMTDPTTGGSLMDRTIIICNTSSMPVAAREASIFTGITLGEYYRQMGYDVLLIADSTSRWAQAMRETSGKLEEIPGEEGFPAYLESSIKGLYERAGALKTNDGDLGSLTLIGTVSPAGGNFDEPVTQSTLSTVKCFLGLSSERAYKRFYPAVDPMLSWSRYTDQLSDWYDRNAEPGWSDKVRDLIALIEKGEQVDQMMQVTGEEGVTIEDFVTQQKALFVDMVYLQQDAFDKVDATVPLERQKMTFKLVYDVTQSTAAFSDKAEVRQVFTQLTGLMKNFHYAAENTPEYKSIWTQIEDLCREKFGS
- a CDS encoding ATP synthase subunit C, translating into MNELVLTLGWLGIYAPMALGAAASAIGCSIAGMASIGAMTETEGGYGRFVGVSAFPSTMVIYGIVIMFTLNRAVTPENAGGLFGIGILSGIALMYCGIWQGRACAAAINATKEKPEIFGLALAPAAIIEGFGVFAFVFALVISAGIS
- a CDS encoding V-type ATP synthase subunit I, which gives rise to MSVARLKKMSLVGPAEHKADTLEALQDLGCMHVLPLVPPPNEPEKISERGAREAYKALRFLAEVPEPRRQIQRDPDFDMDRFVHEVTDLMQRTRGTMDRRDFLAHRIAQVRPWGDLDFPPTDVLAGNRLWFYQLPLKHREALSEVKLPWAILEEDHRFLYAVLISPDEPDDDILPIPRTHVGSLPIHELEAQLEEAEIALEALEAERVAQTRYLTLMRQNLSVAESAAELAHATQKVRDDEAMFAVQGWVPEDRVDAVLELAKAKDAAVLIEEPGPEDNPPTLLEQPEKRSSAVDLALFYQVPGYKDWDPSVIVAASFAFFFAMIVADAGYGAVILLGLLLFWKRMGGTAGQRSWRLYGLIISGATILYGILVGSYFGVAPPEGSVIAKLKVLDLNNFGAMMMVSIVVGVLHLVLANALAARAAWGQRKAIANLGWIAALIGGFVLWLSYMSGKSPVPGSAILILGVVAIVLFSSERIIQKPTDWIWRLIEGVQSLAGAMGAFGDVLSYMRLFALGLASASLAITFNDLAVSVMQALKGPGILFGLLILIIGHVLNFALAMMSGVVHGLRLNYIEFFKWGLPDEGIVFRPFARKEVQE